The Canis lupus dingo isolate Sandy chromosome 8, ASM325472v2, whole genome shotgun sequence genome has a segment encoding these proteins:
- the LOC112657802 gene encoding nucleoside diphosphate-linked moiety X motif 6-like isoform X7, with protein sequence MLKNIWKFPGGLSEPGEDIGDTAVREVFEETGIKSEFKSLLSIRQQHTNPGAFGKSDMYIICRLKPYSFTINFCQHECLRCEWMDLHDLIKTENTTPITSRVARLLLYGYREGFDKIDFTTEELPVYTGLFYKLYHKELTDNYRTMTGMD encoded by the exons atg TTGAAAAATATATGGAAGTTTCCAGGAGGCCTGTCAGAGCCTGGAGAAGATATTG GAGACACAGCAGTTCGAGAAGTTTTTGAAGAGACTGGTATAAAATCAGAGTTCAAGTCCCTCCTGAGCATTCGGCAACAGCACACCAATCCTGGAGCTTTTGGGAAGTCAGATATGTATATCATCTGTCGCTTAAAGCCATATTCATTCACCATAAATTTTTGCCAGCATGAATGCTTAAGGTGTGAATGGATGGATCTCCATGACCTGATCAAGACTGAAAATACAACTCCCATCACCAGCAGAGTCGCTAGGCTGCTGCTCTATGGGTACAGAGAAGGGTTTGACAAGATTGATTTCACCACGGAAGAACTTCCAGTTTACACAGGCTTGTTCTATAAACTCTATCACAAGGAACTGACAGACAATTACAGAACTATGACAGGAATGGATTAA